A section of the Marinoscillum sp. 108 genome encodes:
- a CDS encoding class II fructose-bisphosphate aldolase: MKLQDQLALNKKEGKALLATNFYNFETLSAVLTAAKETNSALILQLSESSLHYMGLEVAAQMAKSAISQYGVQAWLHMDHGGDVNLVKACLDAGFDSVMIDASEKPFAENVKITQEIVRYAEQFGANVEAELGYIAKLGQGQDMIYTQPDEARRFVEETGINALAVAVGSAHGFYKETPKLQLDLIAEINAATSAALVLHGSSGIPHDQVQESIRRGITKINLATEIKNIFMKKLQEVLADSDEIDLRKVFPKATQAATDLVSEKLKVINFS; encoded by the coding sequence ATGAAACTACAGGATCAACTAGCCCTGAATAAAAAAGAAGGCAAAGCCCTACTGGCTACCAATTTCTACAATTTTGAGACCTTGTCAGCCGTACTCACTGCGGCCAAAGAGACCAATTCGGCGCTCATTCTCCAGCTTTCGGAGAGCTCTCTCCACTATATGGGCCTGGAAGTGGCCGCTCAAATGGCCAAAAGTGCCATCTCACAGTATGGTGTGCAGGCGTGGCTCCATATGGACCATGGTGGAGATGTCAACCTGGTGAAAGCCTGTCTGGATGCTGGTTTTGATTCTGTGATGATCGATGCCAGTGAGAAGCCTTTTGCTGAAAATGTAAAAATCACTCAGGAAATCGTGCGCTATGCAGAGCAGTTTGGTGCCAATGTGGAAGCGGAGCTCGGCTACATCGCCAAGCTGGGACAGGGACAGGACATGATCTACACCCAACCAGATGAAGCCCGCCGATTCGTGGAAGAAACCGGCATCAATGCCCTGGCAGTAGCTGTGGGTTCGGCGCATGGATTCTACAAAGAAACGCCGAAACTCCAGCTGGATCTGATTGCAGAAATCAACGCAGCCACCTCAGCCGCTCTGGTACTCCATGGCAGCTCGGGAATCCCTCACGATCAGGTACAGGAATCCATCCGCAGAGGGATTACCAAAATCAACCTGGCCACAGAGATCAAAAACATTTTCATGAAGAAACTTCAGGAAGTCCTCGCCGATTCGGATGAGATTGACCTGAGAAAAGTCTTTCCAAAGGCGACACAGGCAGCTACGGACCTGGTAAGTGAAAAGCTCAAAGTCATCAATTTCAGCTGA
- a CDS encoding amidohydrolase family protein yields the protein MGRAAWIIFWTMISGQLLAQSPDSLLLKDYQPRSIFNIPESKVTRARFPVIDMHSHPYALTAADLQRWIISMDSAGIEQTMILTYATGAEFDSLQEVYGAFGERFQLWCGFDYTGYNEPGWTEKAIKELERCHNLGAIGVGELGDKGLGLTYSHPTPAYGMHINDPRMQPLLKRCGELGMPVNIHVAEPAWMYEPMDATNDGLMNGFKWRIDQQQEGILLHEALIQTLAEALRANPGTTFIACHFANCSADLSVLGSLLDRFPNLYADISARYGETATIPRTMASFYTQYQDRLLFGTDMGSEPEMYEIAFRILETEDEHFYQPAYFNYHWPLYGFGLSDSILKKLYYENAQKILD from the coding sequence ATGGGCCGGGCAGCATGGATCATTTTCTGGACAATGATCTCGGGCCAGCTACTGGCGCAATCTCCCGATAGCCTGTTGCTCAAAGATTACCAGCCCAGATCTATTTTCAATATTCCGGAAAGCAAAGTTACCAGGGCCCGTTTCCCGGTGATCGATATGCACTCACACCCGTATGCACTCACGGCTGCTGATTTGCAGCGGTGGATCATCAGCATGGATAGTGCCGGAATCGAGCAAACCATGATCCTCACCTATGCCACTGGTGCTGAATTTGACAGCCTACAGGAGGTTTATGGGGCTTTTGGGGAGCGCTTTCAGCTGTGGTGCGGATTTGACTATACGGGCTACAATGAGCCGGGATGGACGGAAAAGGCCATCAAAGAACTGGAGCGATGCCACAACCTGGGAGCCATAGGCGTAGGCGAACTGGGAGATAAAGGCCTGGGCCTCACCTATTCGCATCCCACGCCTGCCTACGGAATGCACATCAACGATCCCAGAATGCAACCGCTCCTAAAACGATGCGGCGAACTGGGCATGCCGGTGAATATCCACGTGGCTGAGCCCGCCTGGATGTATGAACCCATGGACGCCACCAACGACGGCCTCATGAACGGCTTCAAATGGCGCATCGATCAGCAACAGGAAGGCATCCTGCTACACGAAGCACTAATTCAGACCTTAGCAGAAGCCCTCAGGGCCAATCCCGGAACGACTTTTATCGCCTGCCATTTTGCCAACTGCAGTGCAGACCTATCCGTACTGGGCAGCCTTCTGGATCGCTTCCCCAACCTGTATGCAGACATCTCGGCCCGCTATGGTGAAACCGCCACGATCCCACGAACTATGGCTTCCTTTTACACTCAATATCAGGACCGCCTCCTTTTTGGTACCGACATGGGCAGCGAACCTGAGATGTATGAAATTGCATTCAGAATCCTGGAAACGGAAGATGAGCATTTCTACCAGCCAGCATACTTCAACTACCACTGGCCGCTCTATGGCTTTGGCCTGTCTGATTCCATCCTCAAAAAGCTCTACTATGAAAACGCTCAAAAAATACTGGACTAA
- a CDS encoding glycoside hydrolase family 36 protein: MKTLKKYWTKTFLLLAISGSWSCAEKETIISSGDLTLRVNHQLHTSLQSTKTDAKGLMEGFQPTEYLILSEENLTDFDLSAYEETSITTTLGEGVRHSFSGKNTATGITKQLVLTVYEAFPNFITTQVRYVNESDQPLTYKSWINNGYHLISQDEPPFWAFQGSSSGARADWIKPVNSGFYQDNYLGMNSSDYGGGIPVTDIWNRSAGIAIGHTATAPKLVSLPTEMKVNERSLRVGVREDFDYPSYLAPGDTLQTLETFVMLHSGDYYNGLQQYSEVMQAKGISLPPAEPAAFEPIWCAWGYERDFTLAEVLGTLPKVKALGIKWAVLDDGFQQAEGDWHTNQQKFPGGDEQMKDLVKTIHSHGLKAKLWWAPLAADPGSKLLTNHPDMRLYLEDWAPQYITWWDAYYLSPTHAKTIAHTQEVVDLFLNEWDFDGLKMDGQHMNAVAPDHNPLSGLEDPTLAPEKLPEFFRIIYEQARDIKPDAVVENCPCGTCMSFFNMPHMNQAVSSDPTSSWQIRLKGKTYKALIPQTAYYGDHVELSDGGNDFASSFGVGAVLGTKFTWPADNPTASASYLLTPEKERVWAQWFDLYNQKMLSKETYLGGLYDIGYDLPETHVIQKGDTLHYAFYAAAWDGPVTLRGLTADTYVINDYFHEVSLGTVTKEAPELKLKFSNFILIEAYPK; this comes from the coding sequence ATGAAAACGCTCAAAAAATACTGGACTAAGACATTCCTCCTCCTAGCGATCAGTGGATCATGGTCTTGTGCCGAAAAGGAGACCATCATCAGTAGCGGTGACCTCACATTGCGGGTCAACCACCAACTACATACATCTTTACAATCCACCAAAACGGACGCCAAAGGCCTGATGGAGGGCTTTCAGCCAACTGAGTACCTGATCCTCTCTGAAGAAAACCTGACTGACTTTGACCTTTCGGCCTACGAAGAAACATCCATCACCACAACCCTTGGGGAAGGGGTCAGACATTCCTTTTCCGGTAAAAACACAGCCACGGGCATCACCAAACAGCTTGTACTGACCGTCTATGAAGCTTTCCCGAACTTCATCACCACACAAGTGCGCTATGTCAATGAATCAGATCAGCCACTTACCTACAAAAGCTGGATCAACAATGGCTACCACCTCATTTCGCAGGACGAACCTCCTTTCTGGGCTTTTCAGGGGAGCAGCTCCGGTGCACGGGCAGACTGGATCAAACCAGTAAATTCCGGTTTTTATCAGGACAACTACCTGGGCATGAACAGCTCAGACTATGGCGGGGGCATCCCCGTCACGGACATCTGGAACAGAAGCGCAGGCATCGCCATAGGTCATACGGCCACCGCACCCAAGCTGGTGTCGCTGCCCACCGAGATGAAAGTGAACGAACGATCGCTCCGGGTAGGTGTTCGCGAGGACTTTGACTACCCCAGCTACCTGGCGCCTGGAGATACGCTCCAGACACTCGAAACTTTCGTAATGCTGCACTCCGGGGATTATTACAACGGCCTGCAGCAATACTCCGAGGTGATGCAGGCCAAGGGCATCAGCCTTCCACCGGCAGAGCCAGCGGCCTTTGAGCCCATCTGGTGTGCCTGGGGGTATGAGCGGGATTTTACCCTCGCAGAAGTGCTGGGCACCTTACCGAAAGTGAAAGCCCTGGGGATCAAATGGGCCGTGCTGGATGATGGATTTCAGCAGGCAGAGGGAGACTGGCATACCAACCAACAGAAGTTTCCCGGTGGCGACGAACAAATGAAGGACCTGGTGAAAACCATTCACAGTCATGGACTGAAAGCCAAACTGTGGTGGGCGCCCCTGGCCGCCGACCCGGGCAGCAAGCTCCTGACCAACCACCCCGATATGCGACTCTACCTTGAAGACTGGGCACCCCAATACATCACCTGGTGGGATGCCTACTACCTCTCACCCACCCATGCCAAGACCATTGCCCACACGCAGGAAGTCGTCGACCTGTTTCTGAATGAATGGGACTTTGACGGACTGAAAATGGATGGCCAGCATATGAATGCCGTGGCCCCGGACCACAACCCGCTCAGCGGGCTGGAAGACCCGACATTGGCGCCCGAAAAACTCCCCGAGTTCTTCAGGATTATTTATGAGCAAGCCCGTGACATCAAACCCGATGCGGTAGTTGAAAACTGCCCTTGTGGTACCTGTATGTCATTTTTCAATATGCCACATATGAATCAGGCGGTATCCTCAGACCCTACCTCCTCCTGGCAGATTCGCCTGAAAGGCAAAACTTACAAGGCCCTGATTCCGCAAACGGCCTACTACGGCGATCATGTGGAGCTGAGCGATGGCGGCAATGACTTTGCCAGCTCATTTGGAGTGGGCGCCGTGCTGGGCACCAAATTCACCTGGCCTGCAGACAATCCTACTGCCTCGGCGAGCTATCTGCTCACCCCCGAAAAGGAGCGCGTGTGGGCTCAGTGGTTTGACCTTTACAACCAAAAAATGCTCTCCAAAGAAACTTACCTGGGCGGCTTGTATGACATAGGGTATGACCTGCCGGAAACACACGTGATCCAAAAGGGAGACACGCTCCACTATGCCTTCTATGCCGCAGCGTGGGACGGACCGGTGACCCTTCGCGGACTGACAGCAGACACTTACGTGATCAACGACTACTTCCACGAGGTTTCTTTAGGCACGGTCACCAAAGAAGCACCCGAATTGAAGCTGAAATTCAGCAATTTTATTTTAATTGAAGCTTATCCTAAATAA
- a CDS encoding DUF4832 domain-containing protein, producing the protein MTNLYNRILPTMLLFLSILVGCKDKDPSPASNPDTNISNTVHYTPSMESFPNPERGFLHLTAAFSEGSPLAQSSLQSLRNDNISLVWRLYYFEKFKQIDLSQAQLDLIQTDMDNLRSAGLKCVLRFAYTNNSDDGTDAPIEVVERHLDQLQPLFEANADVIAFVNAGFVGLWGEWHSSTNNLTDLANQKRIVTKLLEVIPSEIKIQLRTPRQKRDIFGEQTAMTDEVGYSDADIARVGHHNDCFMASYDDYGTYDNPNTDKNYISQEAFYVPTGGETCPPSGVDAADCEEARETMSLLKWSYLNLDWYKPIIDGWKSEGCFEEFEQDMGYRLALDSTTIDTVVSKSTPLDIAIYLYNHGWAPIYNHKTVSLVLSPASGDPVRMVLDVDIRKARPGASFNIAETIDLSDVPTGTYALHLHIADQFESIAERPEYSVRLANENVWDSHTGWNDLFQTIEITE; encoded by the coding sequence ATGACCAATTTATATAACAGAATTCTACCCACGATGCTGCTTTTTTTAAGTATCCTGGTGGGCTGTAAAGACAAGGATCCCTCACCGGCTTCAAACCCTGATACCAACATCTCAAACACGGTTCACTACACTCCGTCAATGGAGTCTTTTCCCAATCCCGAAAGAGGATTTTTGCATTTGACCGCAGCATTCTCCGAAGGGTCACCCCTTGCTCAAAGCTCGCTTCAAAGCCTTCGAAATGACAATATCAGCCTGGTTTGGCGGCTCTACTATTTCGAGAAATTCAAACAAATTGACCTCAGTCAGGCACAACTTGACCTGATACAAACCGACATGGATAACCTTAGATCGGCGGGGTTGAAATGCGTGCTGAGATTTGCTTACACCAACAACTCTGATGATGGCACGGATGCACCCATTGAGGTGGTGGAAAGGCATTTAGATCAACTGCAACCTTTATTTGAAGCCAATGCAGACGTAATCGCCTTTGTTAATGCTGGTTTCGTAGGGCTCTGGGGTGAATGGCATAGCTCCACCAACAACCTGACGGACCTGGCCAATCAAAAGCGCATAGTCACGAAACTACTGGAAGTAATTCCCTCGGAAATAAAAATACAGCTCAGAACCCCACGTCAAAAGCGTGACATATTTGGGGAGCAAACTGCCATGACCGATGAGGTAGGCTATTCGGATGCAGACATTGCACGTGTAGGTCATCACAATGATTGCTTCATGGCCAGCTATGATGACTATGGCACCTACGACAACCCCAACACAGATAAAAACTACATCAGCCAGGAGGCATTTTATGTGCCCACTGGTGGTGAAACCTGTCCTCCTTCCGGAGTGGATGCAGCTGACTGTGAGGAAGCCCGTGAGACCATGTCTTTACTCAAATGGAGCTATCTCAACCTGGATTGGTACAAACCCATTATTGACGGATGGAAAAGTGAAGGTTGTTTTGAAGAGTTTGAACAGGATATGGGCTACCGGCTGGCCCTGGACTCTACAACCATCGATACTGTGGTGTCAAAATCCACGCCACTGGATATCGCCATCTATTTGTATAACCATGGATGGGCACCCATATACAATCACAAGACGGTATCGCTGGTGCTGTCCCCTGCGTCCGGAGACCCGGTGCGCATGGTTTTGGATGTGGATATCCGCAAAGCTCGGCCAGGAGCGTCATTCAACATTGCAGAAACCATAGACCTGTCTGATGTACCTACAGGCACTTATGCGCTGCACCTTCACATAGCTGATCAGTTTGAGTCAATTGCCGAAAGACCTGAATATTCGGTGCGTCTGGCCAATGAAAATGTTTGGGACAGTCATACCGGATGGAATGACTTGTTTCAAACCATAGAGATCACTGAATAG
- a CDS encoding DUF4238 domain-containing protein — protein sequence MGQKKKKQHFVPKLYLRNFTNSSGKIFAFDLQENKSFPTTVDNIAHDRYFYDFEPIDSYVGEQVIENSLADFEGDAAELLDKMLQRLDNGSLEGHTPEERILLAEYISIQMHRTPESRKKYEHFGIELERQLKAKGVSGEFIKQRGLSQESIDPKTLQLYGLTSMMSSKKRILSLCDRIWVYWENLTQHEFYASDHPVVGYTYRDVSETAYEIFSP from the coding sequence ATGGGACAGAAAAAAAAGAAACAACACTTCGTACCAAAATTATATCTAAGGAATTTCACCAACTCTTCAGGTAAGATATTCGCATTTGATTTGCAAGAGAACAAATCATTCCCTACCACTGTGGATAATATTGCTCATGACCGATACTTTTACGATTTTGAACCGATTGACTCTTATGTGGGAGAGCAAGTAATTGAAAACTCATTGGCGGATTTTGAAGGAGATGCAGCAGAACTACTTGACAAGATGTTGCAGCGATTAGATAATGGAAGCTTAGAAGGACATACACCTGAAGAAAGAATACTGTTAGCTGAATACATATCCATCCAAATGCATAGAACTCCAGAAAGCAGGAAGAAATACGAGCATTTTGGAATTGAACTTGAACGTCAACTCAAAGCAAAAGGAGTATCAGGTGAATTTATTAAGCAAAGAGGTTTAAGCCAAGAAAGTATTGACCCTAAAACTCTACAATTGTATGGTCTAACTTCAATGATGAGTTCAAAAAAGAGAATATTATCGCTTTGTGACAGAATATGGGTTTATTGGGAGAATTTAACGCAACATGAATTCTATGCATCGGATCATCCAGTTGTGGGATATACATACAGAGATGTAAGTGAAACAGCTTATGAAATTTTTTCCCCTTAA
- a CDS encoding DUF4145 domain-containing protein, with the protein MEIKTWLKDSFSKNKIPEWTCPSCNNGLLELEPTQFHFEETKLSLSWHSHDDWEPEFIRYRFHGTLKCKNCMDFIAFLGNGSLDHVHYYNNYQDEYVEDYNEVFYPLYFNPPLNIFQINDKCPEDIKNEIIDSFKLFWNDLPSCANKIRTSLEMLMNQQKVKKTYIQRGTRKNLSLHKRIEEFKNTKPEIADFLLAIKWIGNSGSHVGKLEKVDILDAYELLEHSLNKLFDDKEAELKKKTIEINKRRGIRKK; encoded by the coding sequence ATGGAAATAAAAACCTGGCTTAAAGATTCATTTTCTAAAAACAAAATTCCTGAATGGACTTGCCCTTCATGTAATAACGGATTATTAGAACTTGAACCAACTCAATTTCACTTCGAGGAAACTAAATTATCGCTAAGCTGGCACAGTCACGATGATTGGGAACCAGAATTCATTAGGTACAGATTTCATGGAACATTAAAGTGTAAAAACTGCATGGATTTCATTGCTTTTCTCGGCAATGGAAGTCTGGATCATGTCCACTATTATAACAACTATCAAGACGAGTATGTTGAAGACTATAATGAAGTCTTCTATCCTCTTTACTTTAATCCACCTCTGAACATTTTTCAGATTAACGATAAATGTCCTGAAGATATAAAAAATGAAATTATTGATTCATTTAAGCTTTTTTGGAATGATTTACCATCATGTGCTAACAAAATAAGAACGAGCCTTGAAATGCTGATGAATCAACAAAAAGTCAAAAAAACATATATCCAACGAGGAACTAGAAAGAATCTTTCACTGCATAAAAGAATTGAGGAATTTAAGAATACAAAGCCTGAGATAGCCGACTTTCTACTTGCAATAAAATGGATAGGGAATTCCGGGAGCCATGTCGGCAAACTTGAAAAAGTTGATATTCTTGACGCATATGAACTTTTAGAACATTCGTTGAACAAATTATTCGATGACAAAGAGGCCGAACTGAAGAAAAAGACCATAGAAATTAATAAACGTAGAGGCATAAGAAAGAAATAA
- a CDS encoding LuxR C-terminal-related transcriptional regulator, producing MKSSKSELINYWKQFSAENSKPVKEIDFNLVDRVARFFSPSIYYYYIFNFTTLRMEFVSDSYQSMTGLDRADFSLNRWLESIHPDEIDFVHQCEQVAGKFLFEFIPLDQIPRYKVSYTYKMRGPDDTYFQSLHQAIALSMTDNDTIGHVLGIETKIDQISKYPSKRISFLDLEGQENYLNIDVEHPTFDKINELPYGFTPQEMKIIELISLGHSSTEIAKMLFVSDHTIRTHRANILSKSPARNMTSLVADLFRQGYL from the coding sequence GGAAATTGACTTCAACCTGGTGGATCGGGTGGCAAGGTTCTTTAGCCCTTCGATCTACTATTATTACATTTTTAATTTCACAACGCTGAGAATGGAATTCGTCAGTGACAGCTACCAGTCAATGACCGGACTCGACCGTGCTGATTTCTCCCTGAATCGTTGGCTCGAGTCCATTCATCCTGATGAAATTGATTTTGTTCATCAATGTGAACAAGTTGCTGGAAAATTTCTTTTCGAGTTTATTCCCCTCGATCAGATACCTCGATACAAGGTAAGCTATACCTACAAAATGCGGGGACCGGATGATACCTATTTCCAGTCCTTACACCAAGCGATCGCCCTTTCCATGACGGACAATGATACCATTGGTCATGTGTTGGGTATAGAAACGAAAATTGATCAAATTTCGAAGTATCCCTCCAAAAGGATCTCATTTCTCGATTTAGAAGGCCAAGAAAATTATCTGAATATTGATGTGGAGCATCCCACATTCGACAAAATCAATGAGCTACCCTATGGATTCACGCCACAGGAAATGAAGATCATAGAGCTGATTTCATTGGGTCATTCTTCGACCGAAATAGCCAAAATGCTGTTCGTTTCTGACCATACCATCCGTACCCACCGAGCCAACATTCTTTCCAAGTCCCCTGCTCGAAACATGACGTCACTTGTTGCGGACCTTTTCAGGCAGGGCTACTTGTAA